The segment TGATGGCCACAACAAACCCCGACCTTGGCCCCGGCCTCGTCGGCATCTCGATGGCCTTCGGTCTCGCGCTGATCGGCATGGCGTATGGAATAGGCGCGGTTTCGGGGTGTCATATCAACCCGGCTGTTTCGCTGGGTGCCATGCTCGCAGGCCGCATGCCACAAGACGAAATGCTCCGCTACTGGGGGGCACAGATCATCGGGGCAACGCTTGGCGCATTGGCGATCTTACTGATCATGCAAGGCAAGCTGGGCGGCTATGAAGGCGGCTATGGCGCCAATGGCTGGGGTACCGGGTACCTTGGTGAATTCAACATGATGTCCGCGCTGCTCTTCGAAATCATCGCGACCTTCCTGTTTGTGGTGGTTATCCTTGGCGCCACCGGAAAGGGGGCGGCCTCCGCGATTGCCGGGCTTGGTATTGGCCTGACCCTCATTGTGATCCACATTGTTGGCATCAATATCACTGGCGTTTCGGTCAATCCCGCGCGCTCCTTCGGTCCTGCCCTGTTTTCAGGGGGCACCGCGCTGGCGCAACTCTGGCTCTTCATGCTCGCACCGATGATAGGTGGTGCCGCCGCAGGTATGCTGTTTCGTACAGGGCTGCTGGACGCCGATACCCCAAAAACCAATGTTCAAGTCGACGCCAGCGCCTGACAAATCGTGATTCTGCGCGGGGTCAAGGATGCCGCAGGCACCAATCTTTGATTGGCTTGTCCTTTACGCCGCGCAGAATCGCACCCAGCCTCGAACAGGTGACTTGAGGATCAAACTGATCCCTCAAGCACCTCTCAGCAAACCCGCCAAACCTTCCAACACCCGCGACCTCACGTTCTGCGAGAACGCCCGCGCCGCACGCCAAACATGTCGTCGCGCATCAGCGTGTCCTTTGGATCACGCGCGTCCGCGCACCGGCACTTCGTACCCGCGCTCTTCGGGTTCATCATCCACCAGCTCGCTCGGAAATCCCGGTGCCGTAATGCTCAATCCCGTAGCGTTTTCCAACCGCTCGATCATACGGTCCGATTGTGCCTTTTCGCCATAGCGCGCCTGCCCGTCCGTCAGCATCGAAATCATCAAAGGCGACAGTTCAAGCGGCACATCATGATCATCCGCTAACTTCTGGAAAAGCCCCACATCTTTCTGCACCAGATCCAGCGTAAAGTTGACGTCCCGTGCGCCCGACAGGATCAACTGGCTTTCAGTTTCGTGCACAAAACTATTGCCCGACGATGCCGCAATCGCCTCATAGGTTACCCCCAAATCCATGCCGGCCGCCTTCATGACCGTCATCGCCTCGCAGAGGGACAAAAGATTGATCGTTGCCAGATAGTTGGTCATTACTTTTAACGTGCTCGAAACGCCCACATCACCCACATGCAAAATACGTCGCCCCATATGGGTCAGCACGGGCAACACCCGCTCGAATGTGTCGCGCGTGCAGCCCGCATAGATCGAAATATTGCCGGTGTCCGCGCGGTGACACCCGCCCGAAACCGGACAATCTACCGCCTCTCCACCAGCCGCAATCACCGCCGCCGCATGATCCTTGATTTGCTGGGCATCGGTGGTCGACATCTCCATCCAGATTTTGCCAGCCCCCACATGCGGCAACATTTCCGCCACCACAGCCGCACAGGCTGCAGGACTAGGCAGACAGGTGATCACCGCATCGCAGTCTTGCATCAACGCAGCGGCTGATCCGCCGTCTCGCGCCCCCCGCGCCACAAAATCCGCGACTGATCCGGCGTTCAAATCGTACACCGCCAGATCGACGCCATTGCGCAACAAGGACCCCGCCAGCTTGCCACCTACATTGCCCAGGCCGATAAACCCAACTTTCATATCGTTCTCCAAATTCTGGTCGCCCCATCAACGTGTCCAAAGAACGACATGTCGCGCTCGCCTGCGACCCGATGCGCACCCTTTGCCATATCTTCGGGGCTTTCTATCGGGTCGCCATGGCATCCCCGCCAATCCGCTGCATGCGCGAAGAGACTGGGCGCGCAGCCACCCAGCTTTACAAACTGTTTGTCGATACCGCTGTTTGTTTGTTGATACCGCTGTCCCTACGGCCAAACCCGCAACCGAGTCAGTCGCACACCCCGGGGAGGACAAGGCCAGACGGTTACGCCCCGACCGCCTTACGCACCATGTCCCAATATTGCGCCACCACTTCTTCCAGTGACAATCGCCCGCCCTGCCGGAACCATGTATTCACACCTGTCAGCATGGCGATGATCGCCAGCGTGACGATCTTGCTGTCCGCCACCTCGAACACCCCGGCCTCTGCACCGTCGCGCAAAATCTGTTCCAGACGGTCCTCATAGCGGCGGCGCAGGGCTTCGATCTCGGCAAAGTTATCCGGCTCAAGGTTGCGCAGCTCCATATAGGCGATGAACACCTCGTCGGGCCGGTCCGCGTGAAACCGGATGTGAAACGCGACAAACTGCTGCAATCGCGCAAGTGGCCCACCATCGACGGGCACGGCGGCTTCCAGCAGCCCTTCCAGATGGGTACGCATCAGGTCGACCAGCAAGGATTGCTTGTCCGGCGTATAATTATAAAGCGCACCGGCCTGCACGCCGACCTCTGCCGCAATGCTGCGCATCGACACCGCCGCATAGCCGCGTTGCGCAAACAGACGCAGCGCCGCCTGGCGAATTTTGGGGCCGGTGATTCCGGCGTGTGATCCTGTGGTACGTGCCATGCGGCTAAATTAATGAACATCCGTTCAAAAGCAAAGCCCGCTTGCGCGGTCAACGACACTGGTGCAAGAACAGGGAATGAAACGCGCCCTGCCTCTTTGCCTGACCGCTGCCCTGTTGACCGGCTGCACCCAGTTTCCCGAACTGGATCGCACCCAAAGCGCCACGCTTGAGGCCGCCGACTATCCGGCACTTGTCCCGATCGAACCGCTTTTGGCCCGCGCCGCCGCTACCACCACCGATCCTGTGCAGACCGAAGGCAATCTTAACAGCCGTCTGGCGGGGCTGCGCGCGCGCGCGAATGCCATGCGCGGGGCCGTTTTATCGGATGCGGAAAAACGCCGGCTGGAAAGCGGGCGCCGATAGGGCGATCTTCAACAAGCCCACCGCAACAGGACGGCACGCTTAAGGTTTGTCGCGTTGCATGGCCCGCGCGAAACAGCTACATCGCC is part of the Sulfitobacter geojensis genome and harbors:
- a CDS encoding aquaporin; translated protein: MMNKLLAELIGTFTLVFLGCGSAVMATTNPDLGPGLVGISMAFGLALIGMAYGIGAVSGCHINPAVSLGAMLAGRMPQDEMLRYWGAQIIGATLGALAILLIMQGKLGGYEGGYGANGWGTGYLGEFNMMSALLFEIIATFLFVVVILGATGKGAASAIAGLGIGLTLIVIHIVGINITGVSVNPARSFGPALFSGGTALAQLWLFMLAPMIGGAAAGMLFRTGLLDADTPKTNVQVDASA
- a CDS encoding NAD(P)-dependent oxidoreductase; the encoded protein is MKVGFIGLGNVGGKLAGSLLRNGVDLAVYDLNAGSVADFVARGARDGGSAAALMQDCDAVITCLPSPAACAAVVAEMLPHVGAGKIWMEMSTTDAQQIKDHAAAVIAAGGEAVDCPVSGGCHRADTGNISIYAGCTRDTFERVLPVLTHMGRRILHVGDVGVSSTLKVMTNYLATINLLSLCEAMTVMKAAGMDLGVTYEAIAASSGNSFVHETESQLILSGARDVNFTLDLVQKDVGLFQKLADDHDVPLELSPLMISMLTDGQARYGEKAQSDRMIERLENATGLSITAPGFPSELVDDEPEERGYEVPVRGRA
- a CDS encoding TetR/AcrR family transcriptional regulator, which codes for MARTTGSHAGITGPKIRQAALRLFAQRGYAAVSMRSIAAEVGVQAGALYNYTPDKQSLLVDLMRTHLEGLLEAAVPVDGGPLARLQQFVAFHIRFHADRPDEVFIAYMELRNLEPDNFAEIEALRRRYEDRLEQILRDGAEAGVFEVADSKIVTLAIIAMLTGVNTWFRQGGRLSLEEVVAQYWDMVRKAVGA